The genomic segment TGCAGAAATGAGTCCAACTAAACCTGCAAAAATGAATATCAAAACGACAAAAACGTCCCTCGATGTTCAACCTACAAAAACAATACTGAAAGATACTACAAAAAAACAAATTTGTTACAATCAATATCCAGAACAGATGCATAGGTAAACTATTACGATATCTTTCCTGTAAATGTACAGTATTGTATAACCAATAAAACATAATAATCAACATGAAGAAAAAAATACTATTATTATTGACACTTACATTATTTCTGCAAAATGGTTTCACACAAACCGAAGAACATGACAGAAAAATGAAGTGGTGGCGCGAAGCACGTTTCGGAATGTTTATCCATTGGGGACCATATTCTATTTTAGGAGGAGTTTATAATGACTATCTACAACGAGTAGGAGGTACAGAATGGATAATGAATCGATGCAAAATTCCTGTAAAAGAATATCAGGAAATAACCAAAACATTCAATCCAGTGAAATATGATGCTGAAGCGTGGGTAAAAATGGCGAAAGATGCCGGCATGAAATATTTAGTAATCACTGCCAAGCATCACGATGGTTTTGCCTTGTTTAAAACTAAAGCCAGCAAATATAATATTGTAGATTTTACTCCATATGGTAAAGATGTGCTAGATGCTTTAGCAAAGGCGTGCCGTAAACACGATATGAAATTAGGTTTCTACTATTCACAAATACAGGATTGGAATAATCCGGGAGGAACTACCGGTCGAAGAACCATGGACCAAGGATGGCCCAATCCGAAAGCAAACGAAATAGATGAGTATACCCAAGCACACAATGGTAGTTGGGATCCTTTACAACAAACGGCTACTCGCAAAGAATACTTCAACAATATAGCTATTCCCCAAATCAAAGAATTGCTCACCAATTATGGAGACATTGCTATATTCTTTTGGGACACCCCTACAGGAATGACAGAAGAGTATGCAAAAAAAATAAATGATCTCTTTAAAGATTATCCGCACATCATTACCAATGACCGCCTAATCAGAGGTAGCAAAAAATATACTGGTGATTATAAGACTCCTGAACAAATAATTCCCACCGTCAAGCAACTTGACGGTACCGACTGGGAAACCAACATGACTTTAAATGACAGTTGGGGATACAAGAAACGAGGTTGTGTATGGAAAACATCGGAGACCCTGATTCTTAACCTAGTAGATATAGTGTCTAAAGGGGGAAACTACCTACTAAATATTGCTCCGGACGGTGAGGGAGGAATTCCTGAAATAAATTACCACCGACTGAAAGAGATAGGAAACTGGATGAAAAAATACGGAGAGTCAATTTATGAAACAGAACGTGTAAAGACATCTCAGCCGATGTGGGGACGCTGTACACAGAAAATCGTAGGAAACAAAACCTATGTTTACCTGCACGTAATTGATTGGCCGGAAGACCAACAGTTACTGTTCCGTCTGTATGAAAAGGCTATATCCGCCAAATTATTACACAACGGACAAACTTTAAAGTTTAAAAACACCCATGATGGCATTTACATTGATCTTCCGAAATACGCTCCAGACAAGTATGTGTCGGTAATAAAGGTTGAATTCGACAAGCAGCTTCCCCGATTTAAAATCAGGCCAATGAACCAAAGCAACTACGAAATAGTAGATGCCGATAAAGAATCCCAAAAGAAGTAAATTGGAACAATGCAACAGATTATGAAGAGTACAATCATTCTATTCGTTAGTTTTTTATATTGCGCGATTGTGCAAGCTCAAATACTTAATAAAGAGGTTTTCAACTTGCTTAACCTGAATTATCCCGGTTTGGAGCAGGTAAAGAGGGCTTATTATGAAGACAAATTGGAAACAGCCGCTAATGAGTTGCTGAAGTACTACCGCAAGCGGACACACGTAGTCAATCCTTTCCTTGATTTAGCAAATGTCACCATCACCCCGATCGAACAAGGATGGGCGGATGACGCCATGCAGCATACTTTCTTCGTTCATAAAGGTTATCAACCGTCGTATAATTACGGAAAAGACATCGACTGGCAATACTGGCCGGTGAGAGACAACGAACTGCGCTGGCAACTTCATCGGCATAAATGGTTCACCCCTATGGGAAAAGCCTATTGGCTGACGAAGGACGAGAAGTATGCCAAGGAATGGGTCTATCAGTATCTTGACTGGATAAAGAAAAATCCTCTGCAACAGATTGACCCCGTACTTTACGAAGTTTATGACATAGACGGTGTGAAAGGTCCAGCAGAAAACGTGCGCTTCGCATGGCGCCCATTGGAAACGAGCGGCCGTTTACAAGACCAAATGAATCAGTTTACTCTTTTTCTGCATTCTCAGGCGTTTACCCCTGCGTTCCTTACAGACTTTTTGGTAAATTATTCCAAACATGCCCACCACACCATAGCCAACTACTCACAACAAGGCAACCACCTTCT from the Bacteroides eggerthii genome contains:
- a CDS encoding alpha-L-fucosidase is translated as MKKKILLLLTLTLFLQNGFTQTEEHDRKMKWWREARFGMFIHWGPYSILGGVYNDYLQRVGGTEWIMNRCKIPVKEYQEITKTFNPVKYDAEAWVKMAKDAGMKYLVITAKHHDGFALFKTKASKYNIVDFTPYGKDVLDALAKACRKHDMKLGFYYSQIQDWNNPGGTTGRRTMDQGWPNPKANEIDEYTQAHNGSWDPLQQTATRKEYFNNIAIPQIKELLTNYGDIAIFFWDTPTGMTEEYAKKINDLFKDYPHIITNDRLIRGSKKYTGDYKTPEQIIPTVKQLDGTDWETNMTLNDSWGYKKRGCVWKTSETLILNLVDIVSKGGNYLLNIAPDGEGGIPEINYHRLKEIGNWMKKYGESIYETERVKTSQPMWGRCTQKIVGNKTYVYLHVIDWPEDQQLLFRLYEKAISAKLLHNGQTLKFKNTHDGIYIDLPKYAPDKYVSVIKVEFDKQLPRFKIRPMNQSNYEIVDADKESQKK